A portion of the Francisella uliginis genome contains these proteins:
- a CDS encoding DMT family transporter, whose protein sequence is MNKTFSSYKAFILLLITITMWSTAFIGIRYLMLKGFSAGGLSLSRYGVASIVMLIIFIKQKNKTIPSLLDLMRFAILGFFGFFSYNVFLNSGEARITAASANFIIAQAPIVVALLAYVFFREKITKLGILGFCIALVGAGIIFLSSDDTSFEFVGICFVYLACFSGAIYSIFQKSILTKFHPIEAVAYFIWFGTAMLLIYSKEAFVEISSADLTSILVIIYIGVFPGALGYLFWGYAFRNLKATVAIASLYFMPIISIFLSWLFLNEVEDIFGIIGGIISVIGAYIISKYGLSKKTD, encoded by the coding sequence ATGAACAAAACTTTTTCTTCTTATAAAGCATTTATCTTACTTTTGATTACAATAACAATGTGGTCGACAGCTTTTATTGGTATCCGTTATTTGATGCTAAAAGGTTTTAGTGCAGGTGGTTTATCTTTATCCAGATATGGTGTTGCTAGTATAGTGATGTTAATAATTTTTATAAAACAAAAGAATAAAACTATCCCTAGCTTATTGGATTTAATGAGATTTGCTATATTAGGGTTCTTTGGCTTTTTTTCATACAATGTTTTTTTAAACTCTGGTGAAGCTAGGATTACAGCAGCTAGTGCAAACTTTATTATTGCTCAAGCACCTATTGTAGTAGCATTGTTAGCATATGTGTTTTTTAGAGAAAAGATTACAAAGCTTGGTATTTTGGGTTTTTGTATAGCTCTAGTTGGTGCTGGTATAATTTTCTTATCAAGTGATGATACATCTTTTGAGTTTGTTGGAATTTGTTTTGTATATTTAGCTTGCTTTTCAGGTGCGATATATTCAATTTTTCAAAAAAGTATATTAACAAAATTTCATCCTATAGAAGCTGTGGCTTATTTTATATGGTTTGGCACTGCTATGCTTCTTATATACTCAAAAGAAGCTTTTGTAGAGATTAGTTCTGCAGATTTAACTAGTATATTAGTAATAATTTATATAGGGGTTTTCCCTGGAGCATTGGGCTATTTATTTTGGGGATATGCGTTTAGAAACTTAAAAGCAACAGTAGCTATCGCATCGTTATATTTTATGCCAATAATATCAATATTTCTTAGTTGGTTATTTTTAAATGAGGTAGAAGATATCTTTGGTATTATTGGTGGAATAATTAGTGTGATAGGTGCTTATATAATTAGTAAATATGGTTTAAGTAAAAAAACTGATTAA
- a CDS encoding FUSC family protein, with protein sequence MNQIKKAILITFASCISILILYLLDISDFMIYFWTIIFSIFSAISCSRVKKADQVWFILKSSLLSILVIFITSFSLYFSLPIFLLVLFLSVFFCYSIPAIFNYCDRLSVFLVVYIVTAFLFKQQIQLDFWLSVSHFICGLFLGTATTILCLLILPRIDFPEVRKVGFNQYHLALRAACAICLGFLIFNITPLYNFAWICYSILVSLRLNVADSIKVSIQRLSATIIGIILGSILSYEAFIYFPSSIYATTILLLFLTIVFIEKNYFLGVLFVTMMLSNIFYIINPIGYTITSYLLVRISDTLVGLGIGIFCSLLILPKYVFYELRLELIDILIGLSEICKSSKKESFKNLDSSFDSFNTSYIKSKYEPISLFSNRFPFLEEMMPHLDQVYSFIKGKNFEKASNLDLEILSNRLENLIYLIQTRGNPRFSNYLLDKKISNKDILNIENHVFSIQEIYLSMLAVKEWKFDFK encoded by the coding sequence ATGAATCAAATTAAAAAAGCCATATTAATTACATTTGCTTCATGTATATCTATCCTAATTTTATATCTATTAGATATAAGTGATTTTATGATATATTTTTGGACTATTATTTTTTCTATATTCTCAGCGATTAGCTGCTCGAGGGTTAAGAAGGCTGATCAGGTTTGGTTTATTTTAAAGTCTAGTCTTTTAAGTATTTTGGTTATTTTTATAACTTCATTTAGTTTATATTTTTCATTACCAATATTTTTGCTAGTATTATTCCTGAGTGTTTTTTTCTGTTATTCGATTCCTGCTATTTTTAACTATTGTGATAGGTTAAGTGTTTTTTTAGTAGTTTATATTGTTACAGCATTTCTATTTAAACAACAAATACAGTTAGATTTTTGGTTAAGTGTGAGCCATTTTATTTGCGGGTTATTTTTAGGCACGGCTACTACGATATTATGTTTATTAATTTTACCTAGAATTGATTTTCCGGAAGTCCGTAAGGTAGGGTTTAACCAGTATCATTTAGCGCTAAGAGCGGCATGTGCTATTTGTTTAGGTTTTTTAATATTTAATATAACACCTTTGTATAACTTTGCTTGGATTTGTTATTCAATTTTAGTTTCATTAAGACTTAATGTTGCAGATTCAATTAAAGTTAGTATCCAACGCTTATCAGCAACAATAATTGGTATAATCTTAGGAAGCATATTGAGTTATGAGGCATTTATATATTTTCCAAGCTCAATATATGCAACTACTATTTTATTATTATTTTTAACAATAGTTTTTATTGAGAAAAATTATTTTCTGGGAGTGTTATTTGTTACGATGATGCTCTCAAATATTTTTTATATTATTAATCCTATAGGATATACAATTACTAGCTATTTATTAGTAAGGATTAGTGATACTTTAGTTGGTTTGGGTATAGGTATATTTTGTTCTTTATTAATATTACCAAAATATGTTTTTTATGAGTTAAGGCTAGAGTTGATAGATATCTTAATAGGACTAAGTGAGATATGTAAAAGCTCTAAGAAAGAGAGTTTTAAAAATTTAGACTCATCATTTGATTCATTTAATACAAGTTATATTAAGTCTAAATATGAACCTATTTCGTTATTCTCTAATAGATTTCCTTTCTTAGAAGAAATGATGCCGCATCTAGATCAAGTGTATAGTTTTATTAAAGGCAAAAACTTTGAAAAGGCCAGTAATTTAGATTTAGAAATACTTTCTAATAGACTAGAAAATTTAATATACCTAATACAGACAAGAGGTAATCCAAGATTTTCTAATTATTTATTAGATAAAAAAATTAGTAATAAAGATATTTTAAATATTGAAAATCATGTTTTCTCCATCCAAGAAATTTATTTGTCTATGTTAGCAGTTAAAGAATGGAAATTTGATTTCAAATAA
- a CDS encoding MFS transporter: MSNKQVRLPNMIAYGSGDFFGGGAFTILGLWLMYFYTNIAGLSAAEAGLIVAIGRGLDVFADPIMGYISDNWRGPIGRRKFFFVIGAPLVWVFALLWIPGFGFWYYLAGYITFNFIFSMIQVPYETLAAEMTDSYHIRSKMTGIRMLFSQSSNIVAGFLPAAIMYFFANEKTSFIIMGLICSFLFMLPWIFVYKFTWERDIEVSKKQHTSLFKEVKFIFINIFSTLRVRAFRLNLLMYIGAFVALDVFGASFAYYFTFILHYDVSSASVVYTCFSIIQVISVPIIAYLCIKIGSVMSYRVAIGCLILSMFSFIIIPIFSPTVSLILFVLIIFVLGFARAGCYFTPWNVYNFIADIDEALTTKRREGTFASTMTVSRKLIQALAFAIVGFTLSIFNFKAGAAVQSSSALLGINICFIGGTILFCIIGAIASSRFRLTQTKHSVLVDELERLRNGGNLEDAPTEAINVVEELTGWPHEKTWGRNNAF, from the coding sequence ATGTCAAATAAACAAGTTAGACTGCCAAATATGATTGCCTATGGTTCAGGTGATTTCTTTGGTGGTGGAGCCTTTACTATTCTTGGTTTATGGTTAATGTACTTCTACACAAACATAGCTGGATTATCTGCTGCTGAAGCTGGGTTGATAGTAGCTATAGGAAGAGGATTAGATGTATTTGCTGATCCTATTATGGGATATATTTCAGATAACTGGCGTGGTCCTATCGGCAGAAGGAAATTCTTCTTTGTTATAGGAGCTCCTTTAGTTTGGGTATTTGCTTTATTATGGATACCAGGTTTTGGCTTTTGGTACTATCTGGCTGGATATATTACATTTAACTTTATTTTCTCAATGATCCAAGTTCCTTATGAAACTCTGGCTGCTGAGATGACAGATAGTTATCATATTAGATCTAAAATGACTGGGATTAGAATGCTTTTTTCACAAAGTTCAAATATTGTTGCTGGCTTCTTACCTGCAGCAATTATGTACTTTTTTGCTAATGAAAAAACTTCTTTTATCATTATGGGTCTTATTTGTTCATTTTTATTTATGTTGCCATGGATCTTTGTATATAAATTCACATGGGAAAGAGATATTGAGGTTTCAAAAAAACAACATACGTCTTTGTTTAAAGAAGTTAAGTTCATTTTCATCAATATTTTTTCAACTCTTAGAGTTAGAGCATTTAGACTTAATCTTTTAATGTATATAGGAGCTTTTGTTGCTTTAGATGTTTTTGGTGCAAGTTTTGCTTATTATTTTACATTTATTCTTCATTATGATGTTAGTTCAGCATCTGTTGTATATACATGCTTTTCGATAATTCAAGTAATCTCAGTACCAATAATTGCTTATTTATGTATAAAAATTGGTAGTGTAATGAGTTATCGTGTTGCTATTGGTTGTCTTATTTTAAGTATGTTTAGCTTTATCATTATTCCAATATTTAGTCCTACTGTTTCATTAATACTTTTTGTTTTAATCATATTTGTATTAGGCTTCGCTAGAGCTGGTTGCTACTTTACTCCATGGAATGTTTATAATTTTATAGCCGATATAGATGAAGCTTTGACCACAAAAAGAAGAGAAGGAACTTTTGCAAGTACTATGACTGTATCTCGTAAATTGATCCAGGCATTAGCCTTCGCAATTGTAGGCTTTACATTATCTATATTTAACTTTAAAGCTGGAGCTGCAGTTCAATCTAGTTCAGCATTATTAGGTATAAATATATGCTTTATAGGTGGTACTATACTATTTTGTATTATCGGAGCAATAGCAAGCTCAAGATTTAGATTAACTCAAACAAAACATTCGGTATTAGTTGATGAACTAGAACGCCTTAGAAATGGAGGTAACCTAGAAGATGCTCCGACTGAAGCAATTAATGTTGTAGAAGAACTTACTGGCTGGCCACATGAAAAAACTTGGGGTCGAAACAACGCATTTTAG
- a CDS encoding peptide MFS transporter, translating into MLNIRKQNPFFLLCFFEYFERFGYYGFSYTSILFFMSSYGFNFTEKQAVVLFGAFAALSYVFNAVGGYIADTILGIKRTMFSGGVLLLLGYAMIAIGAAIAFKELIYIAIACVILGAALFKPAPTNLISRIYTDHSKIDSLYTIFYMSINLGSLSASLLIPILSTRLGYTFTYFICSFGFVLAIANTLLSYSSIKEIDNSVGKAKLEIKTFSYFILGVLATILILSYILKYGYLSTFILWAGAIFIFSIFVSQIFIEKDVMAKKKILVAIVLLFYAVVFFIIYQQKFTTVLLFNVHHVNLHFLGMDVDAQQIPGVLNTLGVVILSPLLALVYTKLKDKDLCLPHKFAMGLFLCGLAYGTMYLACLLNAPTAKISIWWEVLAITVFFSSAELLISALGLALMAKLLPKRIMGFAMGTWFITSAIGIKLGTMIATYVSSSVRYDSKIGFDTQMTISSYYSYQHLFAMISIITIVIAFFAFIIGKKLNNMIQE; encoded by the coding sequence ATGTTAAATATAAGAAAACAAAATCCATTCTTTTTATTATGCTTTTTTGAATATTTCGAAAGATTTGGTTATTACGGTTTTAGTTATACATCAATCTTATTTTTTATGAGTAGTTATGGATTTAATTTTACCGAAAAACAAGCTGTCGTATTATTTGGAGCATTTGCAGCGTTAAGCTATGTTTTTAATGCTGTTGGAGGATATATAGCTGATACGATACTGGGTATCAAAAGAACAATGTTTTCAGGTGGTGTATTATTATTGCTTGGTTATGCAATGATTGCTATTGGAGCTGCTATTGCATTTAAAGAGCTTATATATATTGCTATAGCATGTGTTATTTTAGGGGCTGCATTATTTAAGCCTGCTCCTACCAACCTTATTTCTAGGATATATACAGATCATTCAAAGATAGATTCTCTTTATACCATATTCTACATGTCTATTAATCTTGGCTCATTATCTGCATCATTATTAATACCTATTTTATCAACTAGATTAGGATACACATTTACATATTTTATATGTTCTTTTGGATTTGTATTAGCAATAGCAAATACTTTATTAAGCTACTCTAGTATTAAAGAAATTGATAATAGTGTTGGTAAAGCAAAACTTGAGATTAAAACATTTAGTTATTTTATATTAGGGGTTTTAGCGACAATACTTATTCTTAGCTATATTTTAAAATACGGCTATTTATCTACTTTTATACTTTGGGCTGGGGCTATATTTATATTTTCTATTTTTGTATCACAAATATTTATCGAAAAAGATGTAATGGCTAAAAAGAAAATTCTAGTAGCAATAGTTTTACTTTTTTATGCTGTAGTATTTTTTATAATATATCAGCAAAAATTTACTACTGTCTTACTTTTTAATGTTCATCATGTAAATTTACATTTCTTAGGTATGGATGTTGATGCCCAGCAAATACCAGGAGTATTAAATACGCTAGGTGTTGTAATATTATCGCCATTACTTGCATTAGTATATACCAAGCTTAAAGATAAAGACCTTTGTCTCCCACATAAATTTGCAATGGGGTTATTCTTATGTGGTCTAGCGTATGGAACAATGTATTTAGCTTGTTTATTAAATGCTCCAACAGCAAAAATAAGTATTTGGTGGGAAGTTTTAGCTATTACAGTATTCTTCTCATCCGCTGAATTACTTATAAGTGCTTTAGGGTTAGCTCTTATGGCTAAGCTTTTACCTAAAAGAATTATGGGATTTGCAATGGGAACTTGGTTTATTACATCAGCAATAGGTATCAAACTAGGAACTATGATTGCAACTTATGTAAGTAGTAGTGTCAGATATGATTCTAAAATAGGCTTTGATACGCAAATGACTATTAGTAGTTATTATAGTTATCAGCATTTATTTGCGATGATATCCATAATAACTATAGTTATTGCATTTTTTGCTTTTATTATAGGTAAAAAGCTTAATAACATGATTCAAGAATAA
- the pheS gene encoding phenylalanine--tRNA ligase subunit alpha translates to MQIVDQMKDKALEELNLVKDKKSLDDIRVKYLGKKGELTGMMKLIATLPNEEKPKLGQAVNIAKQALQQAINTKLSHFEEAELNEKLAKEKIDVTLSGVGQNQGSLHPVTKTLNRIESFFKQNGFAIEFGPEIESDYYNFETLNIPSHHPARAMHDTFYIDNNHVLRTHTSGVQIRTMEKQDPPIRIIAPGRVYRCDSDVTHTPMFHQVEGLLVEKNVSFADLKGLLHAFLNSFFEKDLKVRFRPSYFPFTEPSAEADMECVMCDGKGCRVCKHTGWLEVLGCGMVHPKVLKAGNVDPEVYQGFAFGMGVERLSMLRYGIDDLRMFFENDLRFLKQF, encoded by the coding sequence ATGCAAATAGTTGATCAAATGAAAGATAAAGCTTTAGAAGAGCTTAATCTTGTCAAAGATAAAAAATCCCTAGATGATATTCGAGTAAAATACCTTGGTAAAAAAGGTGAGCTAACAGGTATGATGAAGCTTATAGCTACTCTACCTAATGAAGAAAAGCCTAAATTAGGCCAAGCGGTAAATATAGCTAAACAAGCTTTACAACAAGCAATTAATACAAAATTATCTCACTTTGAAGAGGCTGAGCTAAATGAAAAGCTAGCAAAAGAGAAAATTGATGTAACTTTATCTGGCGTAGGACAAAATCAAGGTTCTTTACACCCAGTGACAAAAACTTTGAATAGAATAGAATCATTTTTTAAACAAAATGGTTTTGCGATTGAGTTTGGTCCAGAAATTGAGAGTGATTATTATAATTTTGAGACATTAAATATTCCATCACATCATCCTGCTCGAGCTATGCATGACACTTTTTATATAGATAATAATCATGTTTTAAGAACGCATACTTCTGGTGTGCAGATTAGAACAATGGAAAAGCAAGATCCACCAATTAGAATAATTGCTCCAGGTAGAGTTTATCGTTGCGATTCAGATGTTACTCATACTCCGATGTTTCATCAGGTTGAAGGTCTACTTGTAGAAAAAAATGTATCTTTTGCTGATTTAAAAGGTTTATTACATGCGTTTTTAAATTCATTCTTTGAAAAAGATTTAAAAGTACGTTTTAGACCGTCATATTTCCCATTCACTGAGCCATCGGCTGAAGCAGATATGGAGTGTGTAATGTGTGATGGTAAAGGCTGTAGAGTTTGTAAACATACTGGCTGGTTAGAAGTACTAGGTTGTGGTATGGTTCACCCTAAAGTTTTAAAAGCTGGAAACGTAGATCCAGAAGTATATCAAGGCTTTGCTTTTGGTATGGGTGTAGAGAGATTATCAATGCTTAGATATGGAATTGATGATTTAAGAATGTTCTTTGAAAACGATCTAAGATTTTTAAAACAGTTTTAA
- a CDS encoding fumarylacetoacetate hydrolase family protein, translated as MKFLRYKHKGNIYPCILSNNTLFNIKNLTQEISPQNINALKSIVNNFNLSSLPILSENIQKENIQSCISNPGKIVAIGMNYLDHLERVDFLGGPKVKPESFIFFQKPSSSITGPYDPIYIPKIGGKLDYENELAVIIGKTAKNIKEDQANEYIFGYCIGNDVSDRSLQFQKPGQYNMGKSCDSFCPLGPYLVTKDEIDPRNLFIKTKVNNEFVQDGSTQTMIFSIPYLISKLSEYFTLEPGDVILTGTPKGVQLENEILGEQTRYLKENDILELEIQGLGKQKNLILQA; from the coding sequence ATGAAATTCTTACGTTACAAACATAAGGGCAATATATACCCATGTATATTATCAAATAATACACTATTTAATATTAAAAACCTTACACAAGAGATATCTCCGCAAAATATTAATGCACTAAAGTCTATAGTAAATAACTTTAATTTAAGTTCCTTACCAATTCTCTCAGAAAATATACAAAAAGAAAATATACAAAGCTGTATATCTAATCCTGGAAAAATTGTTGCTATAGGCATGAACTATTTAGATCATTTAGAAAGAGTAGATTTTCTTGGCGGACCAAAAGTTAAACCTGAGAGTTTTATATTTTTCCAAAAGCCATCAAGTAGTATTACTGGTCCGTATGATCCTATATATATTCCTAAAATTGGTGGAAAACTCGACTATGAAAATGAATTAGCAGTAATTATTGGTAAAACTGCAAAAAACATCAAAGAAGATCAAGCTAATGAATATATCTTTGGATATTGTATTGGTAATGACGTTTCAGATAGAAGCTTACAATTTCAAAAGCCTGGACAATATAATATGGGAAAGAGTTGTGACTCCTTCTGTCCTCTTGGACCATATTTAGTTACTAAAGATGAAATAGATCCTAGAAACCTTTTTATAAAAACCAAAGTAAATAATGAGTTTGTCCAAGATGGCTCTACACAAACAATGATATTTAGTATTCCTTATTTAATATCTAAGTTAAGTGAGTACTTCACCTTAGAGCCAGGCGATGTTATTTTAACAGGTACACCTAAAGGTGTTCAGTTAGAAAATGAGATTCTTGGTGAACAAACTCGTTATTTAAAAGAGAATGATATACTTGAATTAGAAATACAAGGTTTAGGTAAGCAGAAAAACTTAATTTTACAAGCTTAA
- the pheT gene encoding phenylalanine--tRNA ligase subunit beta, whose product MKFSHNWLNEYLSDTQDSQNLADTLTLAGLEVDAIEPVVAEKVTNVVVGQIKSITKHPDADKLNICSVDVAEGEPLTIVCGAKNIYEGMKAPVAKIGAVLPGNFKIKKSKLRGQASFGMMCSEEELGLAEKADGLMDLPVDAPVGEDINEYLKLDDNIIEVDLTPNRADCLSVYGIAREVSALTKAKLKELETPDIETDIKDTKEVNITATDACKSYYGCIIKNVNNNVQTPLWMVEKLRRSGVGSISFFVDVTNYVMLLTGQPMHAFDLDKLDGSINVRYAKQDEDLTLLDDTQVKLDSDTLVIADDKKALAIAGVMGGLDSSITTDTKDIFLESAFFVPEKIAGKARKYNLHTDSSHRFERGVDPQLAKKAMKLAIKLITEFAGGEVAPIHGSEDLESLNKQVKITLSIEKLNRVLGTDLTIDYVTEVLEALHMDVDTTFDSNCIEVVAPSYRFDMEIPEDLIEEVARIYGYSKLPETMPKYAASKTNISETKQSFDILNARLVDRGYHEAINYSFIDPKYDEFFFEQKGIAIQNPISQDLSIMRQSLIPGLINSFKANTARQQNRIRIFEKGACFKLEDNQRVQFDKIAGLAYGELLNINWSNTKKVDFFDVKADIEALCSDITDLSFEVCDDVKWLHPGQSAYILADGKKIGLIGVIHPNVLKTFQIKAKAPIVFEIDLEVLTKKQIPSFEKISKYPSVSRDISFLVDKSVLAGNITKAIKDLDINILKDVSIFDIYESQENERKSIALSMLFQDNAQTLDDKVIIESTDKVLETLKTKFDIEQRM is encoded by the coding sequence ATGAAATTTTCACATAATTGGTTAAATGAATATTTAAGCGATACTCAAGATAGCCAAAATCTAGCAGATACATTAACTCTAGCAGGTTTAGAAGTTGATGCAATAGAACCAGTAGTAGCAGAAAAAGTAACAAATGTTGTAGTTGGACAAATCAAAAGTATCACAAAACATCCTGATGCAGATAAATTAAATATTTGTAGTGTTGATGTTGCAGAAGGAGAGCCTTTAACAATTGTTTGTGGTGCTAAAAATATTTATGAAGGTATGAAAGCTCCTGTAGCAAAGATAGGTGCAGTATTACCTGGTAATTTTAAAATTAAAAAATCCAAATTACGTGGACAAGCATCTTTTGGTATGATGTGTTCAGAAGAGGAGTTAGGCCTAGCTGAAAAAGCAGATGGTTTGATGGATCTACCTGTAGATGCTCCTGTAGGTGAAGATATTAATGAGTATCTAAAACTAGATGATAATATAATCGAAGTTGATCTGACACCAAATAGAGCAGATTGCTTAAGTGTATATGGTATTGCTAGAGAGGTATCAGCTCTTACAAAAGCTAAACTTAAAGAACTTGAAACTCCAGATATTGAAACAGATATCAAAGATACTAAAGAAGTAAATATCACAGCTACTGATGCATGTAAGTCATATTATGGATGTATCATTAAAAATGTAAATAATAATGTTCAAACACCATTATGGATGGTTGAAAAACTAAGAAGAAGTGGTGTTGGTAGTATCTCATTTTTTGTAGATGTGACAAATTATGTAATGCTTCTTACAGGTCAACCAATGCATGCTTTTGATCTTGATAAGTTAGATGGCAGTATAAATGTACGTTATGCTAAACAAGATGAGGATCTAACACTTTTAGATGATACTCAAGTTAAGCTAGACTCAGATACTTTAGTAATTGCAGATGATAAAAAAGCTTTAGCAATAGCAGGTGTTATGGGCGGTCTTGATTCATCTATAACTACTGATACTAAAGATATATTCTTAGAAAGCGCTTTCTTTGTTCCAGAGAAAATTGCTGGTAAAGCGCGTAAATATAACTTACATACAGATTCATCACATAGATTTGAAAGAGGTGTTGATCCTCAACTTGCTAAAAAAGCTATGAAATTAGCTATTAAACTAATTACAGAATTTGCAGGTGGGGAAGTAGCTCCTATTCACGGTAGTGAGGATTTAGAAAGCTTAAATAAACAAGTTAAAATTACTCTATCTATTGAAAAGTTAAATCGTGTTTTAGGTACTGATCTAACTATTGACTATGTTACAGAGGTTTTAGAAGCTCTACATATGGATGTTGATACAACTTTTGACAGTAATTGTATCGAGGTAGTAGCTCCATCATATCGTTTTGATATGGAGATACCTGAAGATTTAATCGAGGAAGTTGCACGTATTTATGGATACTCAAAACTTCCTGAAACTATGCCTAAATATGCTGCTTCTAAAACTAATATCTCAGAAACTAAGCAATCATTTGATATCTTAAATGCTAGATTAGTTGATAGAGGTTATCATGAAGCTATTAATTATAGTTTTATTGATCCAAAGTATGATGAATTTTTCTTTGAGCAAAAGGGTATAGCTATTCAAAATCCAATATCGCAAGACTTATCTATAATGAGACAGTCCTTGATACCAGGCTTGATAAATTCTTTTAAAGCAAATACAGCTCGTCAGCAAAATAGAATAAGAATATTTGAAAAGGGTGCTTGCTTTAAATTAGAAGATAATCAAAGAGTTCAATTTGATAAAATTGCGGGCTTAGCTTATGGTGAGTTACTAAATATAAATTGGTCAAATACTAAGAAAGTAGATTTCTTTGATGTTAAAGCTGATATTGAAGCATTGTGTAGTGATATTACTGATCTAAGTTTTGAAGTTTGTGATGATGTGAAATGGCTACATCCTGGACAATCAGCTTATATTTTAGCCGATGGTAAGAAAATTGGTCTAATAGGTGTAATTCATCCAAATGTATTAAAGACTTTCCAAATTAAAGCAAAAGCTCCTATCGTATTTGAAATAGATTTAGAAGTTTTAACTAAGAAACAGATACCAAGCTTTGAAAAAATTTCTAAATATCCATCAGTATCAAGGGATATTTCATTCTTAGTGGATAAATCTGTACTTGCTGGAAATATTACAAAAGCAATAAAAGATTTAGATATAAATATTCTGAAAGATGTAAGCATTTTTGATATTTATGAGTCTCAAGAAAATGAAAGAAAAAGTATAGCATTAAGTATGCTTTTCCAGGATAATGCTCAAACTTTAGATGATAAAGTAATTATAGAAAGTACAGATAAAGTTTTAGAAACTCTAAAAACTAAGTTTGATATTGAGCAAAGAATGTAA